From Triticum urartu cultivar G1812 chromosome 2, Tu2.1, whole genome shotgun sequence, a single genomic window includes:
- the LOC125538025 gene encoding serine/threonine-protein kinase D6PK-like has protein sequence MGSSGCPEIVELVDETKDARPGGVTHLRVRVKPVGQEHGGRSCSVEDDLDRLLRSFNVRTSARASGQTSTDKRLIALGKAPMSSSEIVESVSLKQALRKMCISQASEMAAMKRMSKPAAVSSTPESGAIKKLYASVVVPTDEDQDGKNKVEKAVALPDKVVVSSSVKLVESGKKVHSKASAHKHVRSASPTKAKVQKTRIQDVISNKSLEASEDPTAGRAVAKQRKGKSPKASSPRAVPVGGSRLVFRSKSSTKKKVKPEPAAAVASQKHCEPKGSGSHTKKQHEAPQDEPKTPAPTSKKGADDGSLGAEGVDFGKGCYVSGIPGSQPGELSRSKEKGESSQSSKSSIGDYSTSTSISEDSYGSFSANGSRPHMSKDVRWEAMKRIAIQQGTLGLKNFKLLKQLGCGDIGTVYLAELVGSDCMFALKVMDIEYLISRKKMLRAQTEREILQMLDHPFLPTLYSYFTTDNLSCLVMEYCPGGDLHVLRQKQPTRCFSEAAARFYVAEVLLALEYLHMLGVIYRDLKPENILVREDGHIMLSDFDLSLRCSVNPVLVRCSSVGRDEPPRPSGPCAESCIDPLCIQPSWANSSCFTPRLVSSTPSRTRRAEPLKKPSLPQLVVEPTDARSNSFVGTHEYLAPEIIRGDGHGSSVDWWTLGIFLYELLYGKTPFRGPGNDETLTNVVSQGLKFPDSPAVSYQARDLIRGLLVKEPELRLGSRKGAAEIKRHPFFQGLNWALIRWTAPPETPKSVDASTLTAAVARKKKEGKCLEFRMNGDDIEFELF, from the exons ATGGGTTCTTCAGGGTGCCCGGAGATAGTCGAGCTGGTGGATGAGACCAAAGACGCCCGTCCGGGCGGGGTCACCCACCTGAGGGTGAGGGTGAAGCCGGTGGGGCAGGAGCATGGGGGCCGGTCGTGCTCGGTCGAGGATGACCTCGACCGGCTCCTCAGATCCTTCAATGTGCGCACCTCGGCGCGGGCTTCTGGGCAGACGAGCACGGACAAGAGGCTTATTGCGCTTGGGAAGGCGCCCATGTCGAGCTCGGAGATCGTGGAGTCTGTGAGCTTGAAGCAGGCCCTCAGGAAGATGTGCATCTCCCAGGCCTCGGAGATGGCCGCCATGAAGAGGATGTCCAAGCCCGCGGCTGTGTCGAGTACTCCTGAATCTGGGGCGATTAAGAAGCTTTATGCCTCTGTTGTGGTTCCAACAGACGAGGACCAAgatgggaagaacaaggttgAGAAGGCCGTTGCTTTGCCTGACAAGGTTGTAGTAAGTTCATCGGTTAAGTTGGTTGAATCAGGCAAGAAGGTGCACAGTAAGGCTTCAGCTCACAAGCATGTGCGATCAGCGTCTCCAACCAAGGCCAAGGTCCAAAAAACCAGAATCCAAGATGTCATCAGTAATAAGTCACTGGAGGCAAGCGAAGATCCGACTGCAGGAAGAGCTGTGGCAAAACAGAGAAAGGGTAAATCTCCAAAAGCATCTAGTCCGCGAGCTGTTCCAGTTGGAGGCTCACGGCTGGTGTTTCGCAGCAAGTCCTCCACTAAAAAGAAGGTTAAACCGGAACCAGCTGCAGCGGTGGCATCACAGAAGCATTGTGAGCCAAAAGGTTCCGGTTCTCATACTAAGAAGCAACACGAGGCCCCTCAGGATGAGCCCAAAACTCCAGCACCAACCAGCAAGAAGGGTGCTGATGATGGCTCTCTCGGCGCCGAAGGAGTTGATTTTGGCAAAGGATGCTATGTCAGTGGGATCCCTGGTTCACAGCCTGGTGAGTTGTCAAGGTCGAAGGAAAAGGGTGAAAGCTCCCAAAGCTCAAAGAGCAGCATCGGTGACTACAGCACAAGCACCAGCATCAGTGAAGATAGTTATGGTAGTTTCAGTGCTAATGGCAGCAGGCCTCACATGTCAAAAGATGTGAGATGGGAAGCCATGAAGCGCATAGCGATCCAACAAGGGACCCTGGGATTGAAGAACTTCAAGCTTCTCAAACAGCTTGGATGTGGAGATATTGGCACTGTGTATCTGGCTGAGTTGGTTGGTTCGGACTGCATGTTTGCACTGAAGGTTATGGACATTGAGTACCTAATAAGCCGGAAGAAGATGCTGAGGGCTCAAACTGAGAGGGAGATACTGCAAATGCTTGACCACCCGTTTCTTCCCACCCTGTATTCTTATTTCACGACAGATAATCTGTCTTGCCTAGTGATGGAGTATTGTCCAGGCGGTGACCTGCATGTCCTAAGGCAGAAGCAACCTACTAGATGCTTTTCAGAAGCCGCTGCTAG GTTTTACGTCGCTGAAGTTCTCCTAGCATTGGAGTATCTGCATATGTTGGGGGTTATATATCGTGATCTGAAGCCTGAGAACATACTTGTTCGTGAAGATGGGCACATCATGCTCTCCGACTTTGATCTGTCCCTGAGGTGTTCAGTTAATCCCGTGCTTGTGAGGTGCTCATCAGTAGGAAGAGATGAACCTCCTAGGCCTTCCGGACCTTGTGCTGAAAGCTGCATCGATCCACTGTGTATCCAGCCATCCTGGGCCAACTCTTCTTGCTTCACACCTCGGCTGGTATCTTCTACACCTTCCAGGACACGGAGAGCTGAGCCCCTGAAGAAACCATCACTTCCGCAGCTTGTCGTCGAGCCCACTGACGCGAGGTCAAATTCATTTGTGGGGACCCATGAGTACCTTGCCCCGGAGATCATCAGAGGAGATGGCCATGGCAGCTCGGTCGATTGGTGGACTCTTGGCATCTTTCTGTATGAATTGCTCTACGGCAAGACACCATTCAGAGGACCTGGCAATGACGAAACACTTACAAATGTGGTCTCACAGGGGCTGAAGTTCCCTGATAGCCCAGCTGTCAGCTACCAGGCTCGCGATCTGATCAGAGGGTTGCTTGTGAAGGAGCCAGAGCTCCGGCTAGGCTCGAGGAAAGGAGCTGCCGAGATCAAGCGGCACCCCTTCTTCCAAGGCCTGAACTGGGCCTTGATCCGTTGGACTGCACCGCCCGAGACCCCGAAAAGCGTCGACGCCTCAACCCTTACGGCAGCGGTGGCACGGAAGAAGAAGGAAGGCAAGTGCCTCGAGTTCCGGATGAATGGAGACGACATTGAGTTCGAGCTCTTCTAG